In Haliscomenobacter hydrossis DSM 1100, the DNA window CCGTAGTCACCCCCGGTAAAAACTGGATACTGCGGATGACGTCAACCTCCCCCAAGAGTGCGGGCATTTTTTGAATGGTGCGCATGTCTACTTTATTCACCGACATTTCGATACTGCGCACGTTTTCGTCCACCCTTTCTGAGCTGACCGTGACGGTTTCCAGCACCAGGGCACTTTCTTTCATCTCCAGATCGAGCTTGACATTGGCTTGATCCAGCTTCACCTGGCGCTTTTCTTCCTGATAACTGATGTAGGAAAAACTGAGCTCGTAAGTGCCTTTTGGCAAGGTGAGTGAGTAAAAACCGTAGTCGTTGGTGGAGACACCCTCGCCCAGGCTGGGCACAAAAACGGTGGCACCCAGAAGTGCCTCGCCATTTTTGGCATCTTTTACATAACCACTGATGGTGAGTTTTTCCTGAGCAAAAACGGTATGCATACTCAGTAAAACTACCAGCAGTGCAAGTAGTGGTTTGTACATAATTGTTGGGTTTTTTTAGATCCTTTTGGGTGACAGTCAAGGTAACAACAGTGAATTAAAGAGATAAGTTTACTCGACTAAAGGTTGTAAATCAAAGAAGCAGGATGCCTTAAGGTTTTCTTAATTTTTCTTAACATTTTTTTTTGAATCCAATTTGCGACCTGCCGAAAACTACTTTGTCTAATGGTTCGTAACGCAGTTGAGACTGCAACAAAAGTTGAAAAGTTGAAGGGTTGAAATGTTTAGAGATACCAGTGTCTAAATCGCTGCGGTAGCCTCAACCCTTCAACTTTTCAACTAAAATTTATCACCTAAAACCTGACTGTTATGTTTGCTTTCAAAACCTGGAGCCGCCTGGCTTCCGTAATGGCTATTTTATCGATTGCTCTGGCGAGTACTTCCTGCGAGTTGTTCGAAAAAGACGATGATAAGGATGACGACAATGTCAAAAACAAGATTGTAGGTACCTGGCAATTGAAGTCGCTGACCAGTGATCCCGCCATCGATTGGTTCGGTACGCCGGTAACCAATGTTTTTGCCCAATTGCCTGCTTGTGTGAAAGATGACCTCGTGATCATCCAAAGCAACAATACTTATCTGGAAGATGAAGGCACTTCAAAATGCCAGCCTTCTGCTCCCCAAACCGTATCGGGTACCTGGGCGCTGAATCCTGCTCAAAACGTGATCTCCGTATCCAGAGATGGCGATACCGAAAGCTGGAACCTCCTGAACCTGGGCAAAACCGAATTCACTGCTGAATATCCCATTGAAGAAGGTGGGGTTACCTATACCTTCAAAGCGGTGTACGTGAAAAAATAGTACGAAGAACTTTGTTTTAATGGTAATTTGTAAAGCGCTTTCCGGGTCGAGGGGATCTGGAGGGCGCTTTTTCATTTAACTCAGTTGTTTATCCGTTTTACATGTTGAACAATTTTGCTGTACAGGATCTGTTCGTCAAAAGGTTTGGATATATAATCATTCATGCCAGCGGCCTGGCATTTCTCAAAATCAACGGTCGTAACATCCGCAGTAAGTGCGATGATGGGGGTTTGAATGTTCATTTCATTGCGAATGTAGGCCGTGGCTTCAAAACCACTCATTTCCGGCATTTTTAAGTCCATCAAAATAATGTCGTACTTGTTTTTTTGGAGTTTTTCGATGGCCATTTTTCCATTGTTGGCCAGGTCAAATGTAAATCCAAAGTCGGACAACAGGGTTTTCATCAGCAGTTGATTCATTTCAACGTCTTCAACCACCAATATTTTCACGTTGGTGATGGCTGCTTTTTCCAAAAAATCCTTTCGGTCGAAATCAACTTTATGGTTGTTTTCGATAGCGACAAGCGATTTTACTTTTTTGAAACTCAAAGAGAAACTGAAAGTTGAACCTTTATCTACCTTACTTTTCACCTTTACGTTCCCGCCCTGCAATTTCACCATTTGTTTGACAATGGCCAGTCCCAGCCCCGTTCCTCCGTTCAATCGGGTTGTCTCCGGTGCGATTTGTTCAAAAGCATCGAATATCTGTTTCAGGTTGTTTTCCGGAATACCAATACCCGTGTCACTGACGGAGAATTCGACACTTACATGATCCTGGTCTTCTTTCAACAGGTCCACCCGCACTGTTATTTTTCCTGCGTTGGTAAACTTTACGGCATTGCTGATCAGGTTCAACATGATTTGACGCAAACGCACGGGATCGCCAACGAGTATCTCCGGAACGTTCGTATCGTATTGTTTGATCAAGACCAAATTTTTCTCCTGCATTTTGGTTTCGAACAAATGCAGCATGTCGGAAACGGAAGAAAATAAACGAAAGGGGCTGTGCTCAAATACCATTTTTCCGGCCTCGACTTTGGCCAGATCCAGAATGTCATTGATGAGGATGATCAGTGATTCTCCAGAAACTTTAATGGCATTGATGTATTCTTTTTGCGCCTCATTTAACTTGGTTTTCATCACTACATTGGTAAAGCCAATGATGGCATTCATGGGCGTGCGGATTTCGTGGCTCATGTTTGACAAAAATTGCTGTTTGGCTTTTACCGCTTCTTCGGCGATTTTGGTTTTTTGTTCCGCAATTCTTTTGGCTTCCATCAATTCATCGAGGACTTGTTTTTCTTTCTTTTGGAGTTCCAGAGCCAATTTTCTTGCGTCGGTGATGTCCACCATCGTCAGCACAATCAATTCTTCGTTTTTGCTTTTCTGAACGATGCGATGCGCATTGAGCAACAGGGTTTTGGGACCAACTATTGAAAAATCGAGGTCAACTTCAAAATTGTGAAAGCGGTTGTTTTTGGGCACGATGTCTTCGAGTAGCTCGCGCAGAGCGGGGATATTCCATTGATTGTTGCTCAGCTTGAACATGGAGGTGCCAATAATGTCTTCTTCGGCGACTTTAAATGTGGCGCAGAACGATTCATTGGCCGAGCGGATGCGGATGTTTTTGTCCAATACCAGCATGGGCTCATGCACAGTGGCCAGAATCGTTTCATAATACGTATACAATTCTTCAATTTGTTGAATGCGGGCGTTTAGTTCGTGGTTGCTGGTGGTCAGTTCCTCGTTGGTAGATTCAATTTCTTCCTTGGAGGTTTCCAGTTCTTCGTTTAAACTTTGCAACTCTTCATTGCTGGAAATAATTTCTTCATTGGCGCTTTGCAATTCTTCATTGGCCGCCTCGTGGTCTTGGGTAATGGAGTTCATATACGCCCGGGCAGCAGCCAGTTCTTCTTCCAGTTTTTTGATCCTGCGGTCTTTGGCGATGGAATTTTTTTCCCCGCTCTCCATCGGGGAGTCGGCTATATCAATTTGCTGTCCCGTAAAAACAACCAACAACAAGGGTTCTTCCCCTTCAACTTTGAGCGGAGATACTTCGATGTTAACGATTTGTACCGTGTTGCCTACCACATCACGATTCATTTCAATGCCGGTTTTGCGCACCGGCTGTTTGGTCTTGATGGCCTCATGAATGGCATTGCGCAGTTCGAAAGTGATTTCGAGGTGCGACATTTTTAAAATGTTGAAACTCGCTTTACCTGGGCCATGCTGGAGATATAAGGTAGTAGAACCCCGAAATTGCAGGATGTCCAGATCGTGATTGATGATCACACTTGCGGGTACATATTGACCCAACAGTACGGCATCAAAGGCACTGCTCAAGTCAGCTTTAGGGGTGGACGGTATCTTTTTAGGCATGGTAGTAACAGATCTGTCTTTATCGAGTGAGCTGGGTTGTAAAATACGCGGACTTATTTCGGGAATTCGATAAGTACCCGAATTTTTTTTGCGGGAATAGATTTTGTATTTTTTGTTCAGAGCAGTAAAAAGCTGGGTAGAAGCACCAATGGTTTCTGATTTACCGAGCATCAGGCATCCGTCTTCATTTAGGGCATAGTGAAGGGTGGAAATGATTTTTTTCTGAGCAGTGGTATCCAGATAGATCAACAGATTGCGGCAACTGATAAAGTCCATGCGGGAAAAAGGGGGGTCGCTCAAAATGTTGTGCTCCGCAAAAACACAGACGTCGCGGAGGGTTTTGTTGATGCGGTACTTGTCCCTCGATTTGGTGAAAAATTGCTGCATGCGTTGGGGCGAAACATGGATAAGTTCGTGTGCGGAGTATTCACCAACCCGGGCGGTACTGATGGCCTGGGCACTGAGGTCGGAAGCAAAAATTTGAAAAGGGATGTGATGGTTTTGCTGGTTTTGCAATTCAAACAAGATCATGGCAATGGAATACACTTCTTCGCCAGTGGCACAAGCCACCACCCAGATGCGTAGCGTTTCACCAGATTTTTTACTTTTAAGCAAGCTGGACAAAACGCTGCTGGCTAACACTTTAAAGACTTCGGCATCTCTAAAAAAATCGGTCACATTGATGAGCAAGTCCTGATACAAGAGGTCTACTTCTGCGGGTTTTTGGGCCAACAGTTCATTGTAGTGCTTCAAGGTATCCATTTTATGGATCACCATCCGGCGCAGCATCCGCCGCTTGATGGTACTCATTTTATAGTGGCTGAAATCAACGCCATTTTTTTTGTGGATGAGTTGCAGGATGTTTTTTAGGTTGGGGTTGCTGTTTGCAATGGCATCTTCCGGGGCAGGTTTTACACCAGTTCTTTTCACCAAAGGATGTTTGCTCATCCAGTTCAATTCCTGGGCAATCTTTTGCGGGGAAAAAATGAAATCAACCACCCCTTCAGCAATAGCAGATT includes these proteins:
- a CDS encoding CheR family methyltransferase, producing the protein MKSNPLPDKKKARSKKGTSAPANPSANEGPKLKTRNKKVQDKPALPPAEPEGPHPFPVVAIGASAGGLEAITQLLQNLSPNTGMAFIYVQHLSPDHKSMLSPILSKATAMPVQDIEDMDKMQADQVYVMPYNRDIEVVDGHIKLIPRPQNKTSNLSIDVLFSSLAETHKENVIGIVLSGSASDGTRGLKEIKLAGGITFAQDDSAKFSSMPQSAIAEGVVDFIFSPQKIAQELNWMSKHPLVKRTGVKPAPEDAIANSNPNLKNILQLIHKKNGVDFSHYKMSTIKRRMLRRMVIHKMDTLKHYNELLAQKPAEVDLLYQDLLINVTDFFRDAEVFKVLASSVLSSLLKSKKSGETLRIWVVACATGEEVYSIAMILFELQNQQNHHIPFQIFASDLSAQAISTARVGEYSAHELIHVSPQRMQQFFTKSRDKYRINKTLRDVCVFAEHNILSDPPFSRMDFISCRNLLIYLDTTAQKKIISTLHYALNEDGCLMLGKSETIGASTQLFTALNKKYKIYSRKKNSGTYRIPEISPRILQPSSLDKDRSVTTMPKKIPSTPKADLSSAFDAVLLGQYVPASVIINHDLDILQFRGSTTLYLQHGPGKASFNILKMSHLEITFELRNAIHEAIKTKQPVRKTGIEMNRDVVGNTVQIVNIEVSPLKVEGEEPLLLVVFTGQQIDIADSPMESGEKNSIAKDRRIKKLEEELAAARAYMNSITQDHEAANEELQSANEEIISSNEELQSLNEELETSKEEIESTNEELTTSNHELNARIQQIEELYTYYETILATVHEPMLVLDKNIRIRSANESFCATFKVAEEDIIGTSMFKLSNNQWNIPALRELLEDIVPKNNRFHNFEVDLDFSIVGPKTLLLNAHRIVQKSKNEELIVLTMVDITDARKLALELQKKEKQVLDELMEAKRIAEQKTKIAEEAVKAKQQFLSNMSHEIRTPMNAIIGFTNVVMKTKLNEAQKEYINAIKVSGESLIILINDILDLAKVEAGKMVFEHSPFRLFSSVSDMLHLFETKMQEKNLVLIKQYDTNVPEILVGDPVRLRQIMLNLISNAVKFTNAGKITVRVDLLKEDQDHVSVEFSVSDTGIGIPENNLKQIFDAFEQIAPETTRLNGGTGLGLAIVKQMVKLQGGNVKVKSKVDKGSTFSFSLSFKKVKSLVAIENNHKVDFDRKDFLEKAAITNVKILVVEDVEMNQLLMKTLLSDFGFTFDLANNGKMAIEKLQKNKYDIILMDLKMPEMSGFEATAYIRNEMNIQTPIIALTADVTTVDFEKCQAAGMNDYISKPFDEQILYSKIVQHVKRINN
- a CDS encoding DUF5004 domain-containing protein, whose amino-acid sequence is MFAFKTWSRLASVMAILSIALASTSCELFEKDDDKDDDNVKNKIVGTWQLKSLTSDPAIDWFGTPVTNVFAQLPACVKDDLVIIQSNNTYLEDEGTSKCQPSAPQTVSGTWALNPAQNVISVSRDGDTESWNLLNLGKTEFTAEYPIEEGGVTYTFKAVYVKK